Proteins encoded by one window of Halosolutus amylolyticus:
- a CDS encoding AMP-binding protein, whose translation MRERVEEDPGEFHGSIAKRELHWYHESDGEWLSWSDDEETWTGYEDGTGSSVEREYAESHEPWDVAFDDSSPPQYEWFSGGLTNACFNEIDRHVLAGHGDETAFHFEGDRWDQSKNDGRGGPVVSKDISRRELLVNVVSAAQVLRNLGLEKGDRIALNMPNIMEQIYYTEAAKRLGIVYTPVFGGFSDKTLSDRIARLGADVLITSDGGYRNAEVVPYKEQYADPALDEYLPVETVTDIVGRTLVDLDVDDHHANAILEGVDQAIAGEATVDRGQAMRGVGNALVEFDDLSGEEKSEIRTEIARALVDSGERVERVVVVEHTGQEIQMHDRDDWSSDLIDDAQADVLANARDAGADVETMGDLYDLPDRELVRALWATARPVPVDAEYPLFVIFTSGSTGKPKGVVHVHGGYTAGIAHTMKVSFDVVPGEDTMFVIADPGWITGQSYLISASLSTRTTSILLEGAPVYPDAGRFSSVIERYGATVFKAGVTFLKGIMEDDESVSDVREWSTDSLRVATFCAEPVSPAVQEFGMEEICEWYINSYWATEHGGIAWTHFFGNEDFELRPDAHNYPLPWIFGNVWVKEEEHPDGSITWREAETEEKGEIIIEEPYPYLMRYVWGDLENWDPDGWKENWSGNAERFEDVYWVRKDGEYAYLQGDFAKKYEDRSFSLHGRSDEVINVSGHRMGTEEIEGAILQDKQVNPDSPVANAVVVGADHHEKGLTPVAFVQTKPNERLTNEAEKRLARLVREEKGVTAIPETFIEVEEFPETRSGKYMRRMLTAMLNGDDIGDTTTLKNPESIDHVRPKCEQWRRRQDLAAEQEILEQYRNVTVQYNAVRGADADEQIATVTIDNPPVNALNERALDELNTVVEHLDRREDVGAVVITGAGPRNFVAGADIEQFLDEVHEFDEAISFPNKAHEAFRRIEELSVPVVAAVNGSALGGGNELQLAAHYSVADQDAEFGQPELNLNLVPGYGGTQRLPRLLGESRRAEGVRDAVKMITNGRNVDAETAHEMGLVDELETDRTARARASELAREHIADDGSVLADARDRRLRKRSAWNEPGEFPADVLDDPIVERNRTQCEHVSEGRSKAFDRAIEAIRTGFEEGIEAGLESEATHFAEAVVDPVGGKTGIEKFLDNASEPLPTRERKSPSSDEIETLQEAGELLPPGEPFFPGVDEIPDYQYAQAVVKDDETGEAAHGDPDEAEVEEIVPVEAPGPNEVLVYVLASEVNFNDIWAITGVPVSQFDSHDQDYHITGSGGVALVVDAGEAVKREGRIAVGDLVTIYSGQSDLLSPTMGLDPMYAGFSIQGYEGPNGSHQQFMLAQAPQVLPIPQEATIEQAGAYVLATGTVWRALFTTLDIDPRTSMFVEGASTGTGWETTKLATRNDVAVTGLCSSDERAERIETLGADAIDRTDDPYDDIWGPIPKDPETWDEWKENGREFVEAFEEQHGGERADYAVSHAGELSFPRTFQLLGEGGKLTFYGASTGYYLTFLGKPGASTPSEMFERAAVRSGDGVLVYYGTDTGDDDVVDETGLRAIEDAREAGARIAVVTYTDEQQEFVESLGYGDAVEGTVSIEGLKRREDDFRWPETLPDLPDAQEDPETFRRTVQQFTDEVFKPLGRAVGEHLRTPKNPRGYPDVVFERADHDALFVSTMLTKPHTGTVVYSEDLEDNRYSMYAPQVWMRQRDVLMPTAEILGTHLSNAYEVEQLNEAIDAGEIDLTEPEVVDWDDLPTAHQAMWDNEHEASSYVAEHALPDEGLTSKEELFLAWAAQDD comes from the coding sequence ATGCGGGAGCGAGTCGAGGAGGATCCGGGCGAATTTCACGGTTCGATCGCGAAACGTGAACTGCACTGGTACCACGAGTCGGACGGGGAGTGGCTGTCCTGGAGCGACGACGAGGAAACCTGGACCGGATACGAGGACGGGACCGGTTCGTCGGTCGAACGGGAGTACGCCGAATCTCACGAACCGTGGGACGTGGCGTTCGACGACTCGTCGCCGCCCCAGTACGAGTGGTTCTCTGGCGGCCTCACCAACGCCTGTTTCAACGAGATCGATCGTCACGTCCTCGCCGGCCACGGCGACGAGACGGCGTTCCACTTCGAGGGCGACAGGTGGGACCAGTCGAAGAACGACGGGCGCGGCGGACCGGTCGTGTCGAAGGACATCTCCCGGCGCGAACTCCTCGTGAACGTCGTCTCCGCGGCCCAGGTGCTTCGGAACCTCGGGCTCGAGAAGGGCGATCGGATCGCGCTGAACATGCCGAACATCATGGAGCAGATCTACTACACCGAGGCGGCGAAGCGTCTCGGGATCGTCTACACGCCGGTGTTCGGCGGGTTCAGCGACAAGACGCTCTCCGATCGCATCGCGCGACTCGGTGCCGACGTGTTGATCACGAGCGACGGCGGCTACCGGAACGCGGAGGTCGTTCCGTACAAGGAACAGTACGCCGATCCCGCGCTCGACGAGTACCTTCCCGTGGAGACGGTGACGGATATCGTCGGGCGGACGCTCGTCGACCTCGACGTCGACGACCACCACGCGAACGCCATTCTCGAGGGCGTCGACCAGGCGATCGCCGGCGAAGCGACCGTCGATCGGGGCCAGGCCATGCGCGGTGTCGGGAACGCGCTGGTGGAGTTCGACGACCTCTCGGGCGAGGAGAAGTCCGAAATCCGGACCGAGATCGCTCGGGCGCTGGTCGACTCCGGCGAACGGGTCGAGCGAGTCGTCGTCGTCGAGCACACGGGCCAGGAGATCCAGATGCACGACCGCGACGACTGGTCGTCGGACCTGATCGACGACGCGCAGGCGGACGTGCTGGCGAACGCTCGCGACGCCGGCGCGGACGTCGAGACGATGGGGGACCTGTACGACCTCCCGGACCGGGAACTGGTGCGGGCGCTGTGGGCGACCGCTCGTCCCGTGCCGGTCGACGCGGAGTATCCACTGTTCGTCATCTTCACGAGCGGGTCGACGGGCAAGCCGAAGGGGGTCGTGCACGTCCACGGCGGCTACACGGCTGGAATCGCCCACACGATGAAGGTCTCGTTCGACGTCGTCCCGGGGGAGGACACGATGTTCGTCATCGCCGATCCCGGCTGGATTACGGGCCAGTCCTACCTCATCAGTGCCTCGCTGTCGACCCGGACGACGAGCATCCTGCTCGAGGGCGCACCCGTCTACCCCGACGCCGGCCGGTTCAGTTCCGTCATCGAGCGGTACGGCGCGACGGTGTTCAAGGCGGGAGTGACCTTCCTCAAGGGGATCATGGAGGACGACGAGAGCGTGAGCGACGTGCGCGAGTGGAGCACCGATTCGCTACGCGTCGCGACGTTCTGTGCCGAACCGGTGAGTCCGGCGGTCCAGGAGTTCGGCATGGAGGAGATCTGCGAGTGGTACATCAACTCCTACTGGGCCACCGAACACGGCGGCATCGCCTGGACGCACTTCTTCGGCAACGAGGACTTCGAACTCAGACCGGACGCGCACAACTACCCGCTGCCCTGGATCTTCGGCAACGTCTGGGTCAAAGAAGAGGAACACCCGGACGGATCGATCACGTGGCGCGAGGCGGAGACCGAAGAGAAAGGCGAGATCATCATCGAGGAACCCTACCCGTACCTGATGCGGTACGTCTGGGGCGACCTCGAGAACTGGGATCCGGACGGCTGGAAAGAGAACTGGAGCGGGAACGCAGAGCGGTTCGAGGACGTCTACTGGGTCCGGAAGGACGGCGAGTACGCCTACCTCCAGGGGGACTTCGCGAAGAAGTACGAGGACCGATCGTTCAGCCTCCACGGACGGTCCGACGAGGTCATCAACGTGTCGGGCCACCGGATGGGGACCGAGGAGATCGAGGGAGCGATCCTGCAGGACAAGCAGGTCAACCCCGACTCCCCCGTCGCGAACGCGGTCGTGGTCGGTGCGGACCACCACGAGAAGGGACTGACGCCCGTCGCGTTCGTCCAGACCAAGCCTAACGAGCGACTGACGAACGAGGCCGAGAAGCGGTTGGCCCGTCTCGTCCGGGAGGAGAAGGGCGTGACGGCGATTCCCGAGACGTTCATCGAGGTCGAGGAGTTCCCGGAGACCCGCTCCGGGAAGTACATGCGCCGGATGCTGACGGCGATGCTGAACGGGGACGACATCGGCGACACGACCACGCTGAAGAATCCCGAATCGATCGACCACGTCCGGCCCAAGTGCGAGCAGTGGCGACGGCGCCAGGACCTCGCCGCCGAACAGGAGATCCTCGAACAGTACCGGAACGTGACGGTGCAGTACAACGCCGTCCGGGGCGCCGACGCCGACGAACAGATCGCGACCGTCACGATCGACAACCCGCCCGTGAACGCGCTCAACGAGCGCGCACTCGACGAACTCAACACCGTCGTCGAGCACCTCGATCGCCGCGAGGACGTCGGCGCGGTCGTGATAACGGGCGCCGGCCCGCGTAACTTCGTGGCCGGAGCGGACATCGAGCAGTTCCTGGATGAAGTTCACGAGTTCGACGAGGCCATCTCGTTCCCGAACAAGGCCCACGAGGCGTTCCGTCGGATCGAGGAGCTATCGGTTCCGGTCGTCGCCGCGGTGAACGGATCGGCCCTCGGGGGCGGTAACGAACTGCAACTCGCCGCCCACTACTCGGTAGCGGATCAGGACGCCGAGTTCGGCCAACCGGAACTCAATCTCAACCTCGTTCCGGGATACGGCGGGACGCAGCGACTGCCGCGCCTGCTGGGCGAGAGCCGCAGAGCCGAGGGCGTCAGGGACGCGGTGAAGATGATCACCAACGGTCGGAACGTCGACGCCGAGACTGCACACGAGATGGGACTCGTCGACGAACTCGAGACGGATCGGACCGCCCGCGCACGGGCGTCCGAACTCGCTCGCGAGCACATCGCGGACGACGGAAGCGTGCTCGCAGACGCTCGCGATCGGCGCCTGCGGAAGCGATCGGCTTGGAACGAACCCGGCGAGTTCCCGGCGGACGTGCTCGACGATCCGATCGTGGAGCGCAATCGGACCCAGTGCGAGCACGTGAGCGAGGGTCGATCGAAGGCGTTCGACCGCGCGATCGAGGCGATCCGGACCGGGTTCGAGGAGGGGATCGAGGCCGGACTGGAGAGCGAAGCGACGCACTTCGCCGAGGCCGTCGTCGATCCCGTCGGCGGAAAAACGGGAATCGAGAAGTTCCTCGACAACGCGAGTGAACCGCTGCCGACCCGGGAGCGAAAGAGCCCCTCGTCGGACGAAATCGAGACGCTTCAGGAAGCCGGCGAGTTGCTTCCGCCGGGTGAACCCTTCTTCCCAGGGGTCGACGAGATTCCGGACTACCAGTACGCCCAGGCCGTCGTCAAGGACGACGAAACCGGCGAAGCCGCCCACGGCGATCCGGACGAGGCGGAGGTCGAGGAGATCGTGCCGGTCGAAGCGCCCGGACCGAACGAGGTGCTGGTCTACGTCCTCGCGAGCGAGGTGAACTTCAACGACATCTGGGCGATCACTGGAGTTCCGGTAAGTCAGTTCGACTCCCACGACCAGGACTACCACATCACGGGGAGCGGGGGCGTCGCGCTCGTCGTGGACGCCGGCGAGGCGGTCAAACGCGAGGGCCGAATCGCGGTCGGCGACCTGGTGACGATCTACTCGGGGCAGAGCGACCTGCTGTCCCCGACGATGGGGCTCGACCCCATGTACGCCGGGTTCTCCATTCAGGGATACGAGGGCCCCAACGGGAGCCACCAGCAGTTCATGCTCGCACAGGCGCCGCAGGTCCTCCCCATCCCCCAGGAGGCGACGATCGAGCAGGCAGGCGCGTACGTCCTCGCGACGGGGACCGTCTGGCGAGCGCTGTTCACGACGCTCGACATCGACCCCCGGACGTCCATGTTCGTCGAAGGCGCTTCGACCGGCACCGGCTGGGAAACGACGAAGCTGGCGACTCGCAACGACGTCGCGGTCACGGGCCTGTGCTCGAGCGACGAGCGAGCCGAACGCATCGAGACCCTCGGTGCGGACGCGATCGATCGGACCGACGACCCGTACGACGATATCTGGGGGCCGATCCCGAAAGACCCCGAGACGTGGGACGAGTGGAAGGAGAACGGCCGGGAGTTCGTCGAGGCGTTCGAGGAACAGCACGGCGGCGAGCGCGCCGATTACGCCGTGAGCCACGCCGGCGAACTGTCGTTCCCGCGAACGTTCCAGTTACTCGGCGAGGGCGGCAAGCTCACGTTCTACGGCGCGTCGACCGGCTACTACCTGACGTTCCTCGGCAAGCCAGGGGCGTCAACGCCGAGCGAGATGTTCGAACGCGCGGCGGTCCGCTCCGGTGATGGGGTGCTCGTCTACTACGGCACCGATACCGGTGACGACGACGTCGTCGACGAGACGGGACTGCGCGCCATCGAAGACGCCCGGGAGGCGGGCGCACGCATCGCGGTCGTCACGTACACAGACGAACAGCAGGAGTTCGTCGAGTCGCTCGGTTACGGCGACGCGGTGGAAGGAACCGTCAGCATCGAGGGACTGAAACGCCGGGAAGACGACTTCCGCTGGCCGGAGACGCTCCCCGACCTGCCGGACGCACAGGAGGACCCCGAGACGTTCAGGCGGACGGTCCAGCAGTTCACTGACGAGGTGTTCAAGCCGCTCGGACGGGCGGTGGGCGAACACCTCCGGACGCCGAAGAACCCGCGTGGCTACCCCGACGTCGTCTTCGAGCGCGCCGACCACGACGCGCTCTTCGTGAGCACCATGCTCACGAAGCCACACACCGGTACAGTGGTCTACAGCGAGGACCTCGAGGACAATCGCTACTCGATGTACGCGCCGCAGGTGTGGATGCGCCAGCGGGACGTGCTGATGCCGACCGCCGAGATACTGGGGACGCACCTGAGCAACGCCTACGAGGTCGAACAGTTGAACGAAGCGATCGACGCCGGCGAGATCGACCTGACCGAGCCGGAGGTCGTCGACTGGGACGACCTCCCGACGGCCCACCAGGCGATGTGGGACAACGAACACGAGGCGAGCAGCTACGTCGCCGAACACGCGCTCCCGGACGAGGGGCTCACCTCGAAGGAGGAACTGTTCCTCGCGTGGGCCGCACAGGACGACTGA
- a CDS encoding HalOD1 output domain-containing protein — protein MTGSRAPREEWPIRTAVRDDEDPSMAVLRAVTEASGGDPTETAVLYDTVDPAALDRLFSDTNRSTRRGVVRFTFATYDVRLVDGEVVELRERS, from the coding sequence ATGACTGGATCGCGTGCGCCCCGCGAGGAGTGGCCGATCCGTACCGCGGTGAGGGACGACGAGGACCCGTCGATGGCTGTGCTCCGGGCCGTCACCGAGGCGTCAGGCGGCGATCCGACCGAGACCGCCGTCCTGTACGACACCGTGGATCCGGCGGCGCTCGATCGACTGTTTTCCGACACGAACCGATCGACGCGGCGCGGCGTCGTGCGGTTCACGTTCGCAACGTACGACGTTCGACTCGTCGACGGAGAGGTCGTCGAACTCCGCGAGCGGTCCTGA
- a CDS encoding AMP-dependent synthetase/ligase, protein MNWRDAEREYEDEVTGETTLGRMFENAAERNPNRPAQKYKGGVYDRSLTESVLPAASPGEFRPISYTEMRGIVRNLAAGFRDLGVETGDRVGIFANTRMEWAQSDFALLSAGAVVTTVYTSSSPDQARYLLDDPDASGVVVENEEILERVLEVEDDLNLEFIVSMDEFDGYDDRDDVMTLADVHDRGEAAFDLETYETWVDEPEMDDLASMIYTSGTTGKPKGVELTHANFRSNVTQIRKRYGPRPDKPDDVPVIDERVQSVSYLPLAHVFERTSGHFLLFASGACVAYAEDPETLQEDFGTVQPNTATSVPRVYEKIYDAIREQASESSVKKRIFEWATDVGVEYQQADDPGPILGAKQSLADKLVFSTVREALGGNIELLISGGGSLSPELCRLYHAMGLPIYEGYGLTETAPVVTVNPPEEPKIGTIGPALPDVELRIDESVADQEAFDDPGEVGELLVKGPNVFERYWERPGATDRAFTEDGWFRTGDIVHLRPDGYVEFRDRAKQIIVLSTGKNVAPAPIEDAFAASERVEQAMVVGDGEKFIGALIVPNTEHVREWAAEEGIDVPDDPQALVDHDRVREYIEAEVDRVNEDFEKHETIKQFELVPQEFTEENDMLTPTMKKKRRVIMDRFEDRVDRIYAEA, encoded by the coding sequence ATGAACTGGCGGGACGCCGAACGGGAGTACGAGGACGAGGTGACCGGGGAGACGACGCTCGGACGGATGTTCGAGAACGCGGCCGAGCGCAATCCGAATCGCCCGGCGCAGAAGTACAAGGGTGGCGTCTACGACCGATCCCTGACCGAGTCGGTGCTGCCGGCCGCTTCGCCGGGGGAGTTCCGGCCGATATCTTACACGGAGATGCGTGGAATCGTCCGCAACCTCGCGGCGGGCTTTCGCGACCTCGGCGTCGAAACGGGCGATCGCGTCGGCATCTTCGCGAACACCCGGATGGAGTGGGCGCAGTCTGACTTCGCCCTGCTCTCGGCGGGCGCGGTCGTCACGACCGTCTACACGAGTTCCTCGCCGGATCAGGCGCGGTACCTGCTCGACGACCCGGACGCGAGCGGGGTCGTCGTCGAGAACGAGGAGATCCTCGAGCGCGTCCTCGAAGTCGAGGACGATCTCAACCTCGAATTCATCGTCTCGATGGACGAATTCGACGGCTACGACGATCGCGACGACGTCATGACCCTGGCCGACGTCCACGATCGGGGTGAGGCGGCGTTCGACCTCGAGACCTACGAGACGTGGGTCGACGAACCCGAGATGGACGATCTGGCGAGCATGATCTACACCAGCGGGACGACGGGCAAGCCGAAGGGGGTCGAACTGACCCACGCGAACTTCCGCTCGAACGTCACCCAGATCCGCAAGCGGTACGGCCCACGGCCCGACAAACCGGACGACGTACCGGTGATCGACGAGCGGGTCCAGTCGGTGTCGTACCTGCCGCTGGCCCACGTCTTCGAGCGGACCTCGGGCCACTTCCTGCTCTTCGCCAGCGGTGCCTGCGTCGCGTACGCGGAGGATCCGGAGACGCTCCAGGAGGACTTCGGCACGGTCCAGCCGAACACCGCCACCAGCGTCCCGCGGGTCTACGAGAAGATCTACGACGCGATCCGCGAGCAGGCCAGCGAGTCGTCGGTCAAGAAGCGCATCTTCGAGTGGGCGACCGACGTCGGGGTGGAGTACCAGCAGGCCGACGACCCCGGCCCGATCCTGGGGGCGAAACAGTCGCTCGCCGACAAACTGGTGTTCTCGACTGTCCGCGAGGCGCTCGGGGGCAACATCGAACTCCTGATCAGCGGCGGCGGGAGCCTCTCGCCGGAACTCTGTCGGCTCTACCACGCGATGGGGCTGCCGATCTACGAGGGGTACGGACTCACGGAGACGGCGCCGGTCGTGACGGTCAACCCCCCCGAGGAGCCGAAGATCGGCACCATCGGGCCGGCGCTCCCGGACGTGGAGTTGCGGATCGACGAGTCCGTCGCCGACCAGGAGGCCTTCGACGACCCCGGCGAGGTCGGCGAACTCCTCGTCAAGGGACCGAACGTCTTCGAGAGGTACTGGGAACGGCCCGGTGCGACCGATCGGGCGTTTACGGAGGACGGCTGGTTCCGCACCGGCGACATCGTCCACCTGCGGCCCGACGGCTACGTCGAGTTCCGCGATCGGGCCAAGCAGATCATCGTCCTCTCGACGGGGAAGAACGTCGCGCCGGCCCCGATCGAGGACGCCTTCGCGGCCAGCGAGCGCGTCGAGCAGGCGATGGTCGTCGGCGACGGCGAGAAGTTCATCGGCGCGCTCATCGTCCCGAACACGGAGCACGTCCGCGAGTGGGCCGCCGAGGAGGGGATCGACGTCCCCGACGATCCCCAGGCGTTGGTCGACCACGACCGCGTCCGCGAGTACATCGAAGCGGAGGTCGATCGGGTCAACGAGGACTTCGAGAAGCACGAGACGATCAAGCAGTTCGAACTCGTCCCTCAGGAGTTCACCGAGGAGAACGACATGCTGACGCCGACGATGAAGAAGAAACGCCGGGTCATCATGGACCGGTTCGAGGACCGGGTCGATCGGATCTACGCCGAGGCGTAA
- a CDS encoding AMP-dependent synthetase/ligase: MERQHAERDFSSEVLGMEPIGRLFDATVERNATGTAQQYKGGVYDRSLAGTAFEPAPTGEYASLTYEEMGDIVRSLAAGFRSLGIDAGDRVGIFSDTRMEWAQSDFALLSAGAVVTTVYKSSSPDQARYLLDDPGASGVVVENEDLLERVLEVEDELDLEFIVSIDDPGDEYADREGVYTLAEVYEQGVAAYDPETYDEWLEAVDVDDLASIIYTSGTTGQPKGVKLTHRNFRTNVNQIYRRYGPRDDKPDDVPAIDSESRLVSYLPLAHVFERTCGHFMMFAAGSTVAYAESVDTLQEDFSLVGPTGATSVPRVYEKIYDAIREQASESPLKERIFEWATDVGRDYHRADNPGAILELKRTIADKLVFSQVKEALGGNVEFLVSGGGTLSADLCTLYHGMGLPIFEGYGLTETAPVVSTNPPENAKIGTIGPPVVDCEVAVDETVIPDSETIDTLGETGELLVKGPNVFEGYWEKPRATDEAFTDDVPGSDATGESEDSSSGRWFRTGDIVTIRPDDYMVFHERSKQLVVLSTGKNVAPAPIEDAFAAIDVVEQCLVVGNGEKFVGALIVPNFEPLRRLADEEGIDLPADPEAVCEHDWVGDRVEAAVAEVNERFEAHETIKEFRLVPVEFTEDNDMLTPTMKKKRRVILDAYEDQVADIYDEGETREKQTA, encoded by the coding sequence ATGGAACGGCAGCACGCGGAACGGGACTTTTCGAGTGAGGTGCTGGGGATGGAGCCGATCGGGCGGCTGTTCGACGCGACCGTCGAGCGAAACGCGACGGGGACCGCCCAGCAGTACAAGGGCGGCGTCTACGATCGGAGTCTCGCGGGGACGGCGTTCGAGCCGGCACCGACCGGCGAGTACGCGAGTCTGACCTACGAGGAGATGGGCGACATCGTGCGCTCGCTGGCGGCGGGCTTTCGATCGCTCGGGATCGACGCGGGCGATCGCGTCGGCATCTTCTCGGATACCCGGATGGAGTGGGCGCAGTCTGACTTCGCCCTGCTCTCGGCGGGCGCGGTCGTCACGACCGTCTACAAGAGTTCTTCGCCGGATCAGGCGCGGTACCTGCTCGACGACCCGGGTGCCAGCGGGGTCGTCGTCGAGAACGAGGACCTGCTCGAGCGCGTCCTCGAGGTCGAGGACGAACTCGACCTCGAGTTTATCGTCTCGATCGACGACCCCGGCGACGAATACGCCGATCGGGAGGGAGTCTACACGCTGGCGGAGGTGTACGAGCAGGGCGTTGCGGCGTACGATCCGGAGACGTACGACGAGTGGCTCGAGGCGGTCGACGTCGACGACCTCGCGAGTATCATCTACACCAGCGGGACGACCGGTCAGCCGAAGGGCGTGAAACTCACCCATCGAAACTTCCGGACGAACGTCAACCAGATCTACCGGCGGTACGGCCCGCGGGACGACAAGCCCGACGACGTGCCGGCGATCGATTCGGAGAGTCGACTCGTCTCGTACCTGCCGCTGGCCCACGTCTTCGAGCGGACCTGCGGGCACTTCATGATGTTCGCCGCCGGGAGCACCGTCGCCTACGCGGAGAGCGTCGACACGCTCCAGGAGGACTTCAGCCTCGTCGGGCCGACGGGGGCGACCAGCGTTCCCCGCGTCTACGAGAAGATCTACGACGCGATCCGCGAACAGGCCAGCGAGTCGCCGCTCAAGGAGCGCATCTTCGAGTGGGCGACCGACGTCGGCCGCGACTACCACCGGGCCGACAACCCGGGTGCGATCCTCGAACTCAAGCGGACGATCGCGGACAAACTCGTCTTCAGCCAGGTCAAGGAGGCGCTCGGCGGGAACGTCGAGTTCCTCGTCAGCGGCGGCGGCACGCTCTCTGCGGACCTCTGTACCCTCTATCACGGGATGGGGCTGCCCATCTTCGAGGGGTACGGGCTCACCGAGACCGCACCCGTCGTCTCGACGAATCCGCCCGAGAACGCGAAGATCGGCACGATCGGCCCGCCGGTCGTCGACTGCGAGGTGGCAGTCGACGAGACGGTGATTCCGGACAGCGAGACGATCGACACGCTCGGCGAGACCGGGGAGCTCCTGGTGAAGGGGCCGAACGTGTTCGAGGGATACTGGGAGAAGCCGCGGGCGACGGACGAGGCGTTCACGGACGACGTCCCCGGAAGCGACGCGACCGGGGAGTCGGAAGACTCGTCTTCCGGACGGTGGTTCCGGACCGGCGACATCGTCACCATCCGCCCCGACGACTACATGGTCTTCCACGAGCGATCGAAACAGCTCGTCGTCCTCTCGACGGGGAAGAACGTCGCGCCGGCCCCGATCGAGGACGCCTTCGCGGCGATCGACGTCGTCGAGCAGTGTCTGGTGGTCGGCAACGGCGAGAAGTTCGTCGGCGCGCTCATCGTCCCCAACTTCGAGCCGCTTCGGCGGCTCGCCGACGAGGAGGGGATCGACCTGCCGGCCGATCCCGAGGCCGTCTGCGAACACGACTGGGTGGGCGATCGCGTCGAGGCGGCCGTCGCCGAGGTCAACGAGCGGTTCGAGGCCCACGAGACGATCAAGGAGTTCCGCCTCGTCCCCGTGGAGTTCACCGAGGACAACGACATGCTGACGCCGACGATGAAGAAGAAGCGCCGGGTCATTCTGGACGCCTACGAGGACCAGGTCGCGGACATCTACGACGAGGGCGAAACGCGGGAGAAGCAGACGGCCTGA
- a CDS encoding helix-turn-helix domain-containing protein — MAFVAEVTVPPAAVSFGRVLDRHDDLTLELDRVVPTQHGRMPFVIVRADDRYDRIEGDIRADPTVRRLESIERFEDGRLYRIERNGTVGAFARAIVESGATVTSGVGAGEAWSFELRFRDQGRVEQFQARTRENDVDLELDRLRTTLEVDPASRYDLTEKQYETLVTAVESGFFETPRQATLAELGDELDVSKAAVTGRLRRGLTNLLSQTVVQCAERGA; from the coding sequence ATGGCGTTCGTTGCCGAGGTGACGGTCCCGCCGGCGGCGGTCTCGTTCGGCCGCGTGCTCGATCGTCACGACGACCTGACCCTCGAACTCGATCGCGTCGTCCCGACCCAGCACGGGCGCATGCCGTTCGTCATCGTCCGGGCCGACGATCGGTACGACCGGATCGAAGGCGACATCCGCGCCGATCCGACGGTGCGGCGTCTCGAATCGATCGAACGGTTCGAGGACGGTCGGCTCTACCGAATCGAGCGAAACGGCACGGTCGGGGCGTTCGCACGCGCGATCGTCGAGTCGGGGGCCACGGTGACCAGCGGGGTCGGCGCGGGGGAGGCGTGGTCGTTCGAACTCCGCTTTCGCGATCAGGGGCGGGTCGAGCAATTCCAGGCACGCACCCGGGAGAACGACGTCGACCTCGAACTCGATCGGCTGCGGACGACGCTCGAGGTCGATCCGGCGTCCCGGTACGACCTCACGGAGAAACAGTACGAGACGCTGGTGACGGCCGTCGAGTCCGGCTTCTTCGAGACACCCAGGCAGGCCACCCTGGCGGAACTCGGCGACGAACTCGACGTCTCGAAGGCGGCGGTTACCGGTCGACTCCGCCGCGGACTCACGAACCTCCTCTCCCAGACCGTCGTACAGTGTGCCGAACGGGGAGCGTGA
- a CDS encoding magnesium transporter, which produces MSAGGDVLHGEDLDDPIGDWTVGNIVTTLVPLLAALSVLQMVSGTVLESFEEELLANPALLVLVPVMIGTAGNLGSIMCARLSTQLHLGTLEFSPDNPAIRANVGAVMGLAATVFVLLGIASWAIGRALGGTLGLGTLLLVTIVSGMLLAVWVVVVSSVAVYASYRLGYDPDDTTIPVVTNVCDISGVLILFTVVWLVV; this is translated from the coding sequence GTGAGCGCCGGCGGCGACGTCCTCCACGGCGAAGATCTGGACGACCCGATCGGCGACTGGACCGTCGGCAACATCGTCACGACGCTCGTCCCGCTGCTGGCCGCCCTCTCGGTCCTGCAGATGGTCTCGGGAACCGTCCTCGAGAGCTTCGAAGAGGAGTTGCTCGCGAACCCCGCACTGCTGGTCCTCGTGCCGGTGATGATCGGGACCGCCGGCAACCTCGGCTCGATCATGTGCGCGCGGCTCTCGACGCAGCTCCACCTCGGGACCCTCGAGTTCTCGCCCGACAACCCCGCCATCCGGGCGAACGTCGGGGCGGTCATGGGGCTGGCCGCGACGGTGTTCGTCCTGCTCGGGATCGCCTCGTGGGCGATCGGCCGCGCCCTGGGCGGGACGCTCGGTCTCGGGACGCTCCTGCTCGTCACGATCGTCAGCGGGATGCTACTCGCCGTCTGGGTCGTCGTCGTCAGCTCCGTCGCCGTCTACGCCTCCTATCGGCTCGGCTACGATCCCGACGACACCACGATCCCGGTCGTCACCAACGTCTGTGACATCAGCGGCGTGCTCATCCTCTTTACCGTGGTCTGGCTCGTGGTCTGA